The following are from one region of the Paenibacillus protaetiae genome:
- a CDS encoding GNAT family N-acetyltransferase, translated as MIKLETSRLLLRLLQPGDGEQMEVLINDHDIASTTLTIPHPYPKGAADSFIQYRMEVARKGGGYSFGILDKSSGSFMGLVGLHIDKTHNRAELAYWLGKPYWNKGYMTEAAERVVRYAFDELKLNRVWAAAMTKNPASTHVMAKIGMRHEGTFRQHIKKWGVYEDVAYYGLLKEDKG; from the coding sequence GTGATTAAGCTCGAGACAAGCAGACTGCTGCTCCGTCTATTGCAGCCGGGCGACGGGGAACAGATGGAGGTGCTTATTAATGATCACGATATCGCGAGCACAACGCTTACGATTCCTCATCCATACCCGAAAGGGGCGGCGGATTCTTTTATCCAGTACCGGATGGAGGTTGCGCGCAAGGGCGGCGGATATTCCTTTGGCATATTGGACAAAAGCTCCGGGTCGTTTATGGGCTTAGTCGGTTTGCATATCGACAAGACGCATAACCGTGCAGAGCTTGCTTATTGGCTTGGCAAGCCGTATTGGAATAAAGGCTATATGACAGAGGCGGCGGAACGGGTTGTCCGTTATGCGTTTGACGAGCTGAAGCTGAACCGCGTTTGGGCGGCAGCCATGACCAAAAATCCGGCTTCCACACATGTAATGGCCAAAATCGGGATGCGGCATGAAGGCACATTCCGGCAGCATATTAAGAAATGGGGCGTGTACGAGGACGTAGCGTATTACGGCCTTTTGAAGGAAGATAAAGGCTGA
- a CDS encoding pyrimidine/purine nucleoside phosphorylase, with product MSQFENVTAVKKANVYFDGKVTSRVIIFPDGTKKTLGIMLPGDYEFGTDSIEIMEILAGDLKVLLPDETEWRHIQGEGEFTVPANTKFKLQVAEVTDYCCSYIYE from the coding sequence ATGTCCCAATTCGAAAATGTTACGGCAGTAAAAAAAGCAAATGTTTATTTTGACGGCAAAGTTACGAGCCGCGTTATTATTTTCCCGGACGGCACGAAAAAAACGCTTGGCATTATGCTGCCTGGCGACTATGAGTTTGGTACGGACTCGATTGAAATTATGGAAATTTTGGCCGGCGATCTGAAAGTGCTGCTGCCAGATGAAACGGAATGGCGCCATATCCAAGGCGAAGGCGAGTTTACGGTTCCGGCTAACACGAAATTTAAACTGCAAGTAGCGGAAGTAACCGATTACTGCTGCTCTTATATTTACGAATAA
- the tkt gene encoding transketolase, whose amino-acid sequence MTVTQKSIDQLSIDTIRTLAIDAIEKANSGHPGMPMGSAPMGYQLFAKNMRHNPSNPTWINRDRFVLSAGHGSMLLYSLLHLSGYDLPLEELQNFRQWGSLTPGHPEFGHTAGVDATTGPLGQGIGMAVGMAMAEAHLSATYNQNGLNLIDHYTYAICGDGDLMEGISHESASLAGHLQLGKLVVLYDSNDISLDGELNLSFSETVQRRFEGYGWQVLRVQDGNDLDAIAKAVADAQAEKNKPTLIEVKTVIGYGSPNKGGKGGHAGPHGSPLGADEAKLTKQFYGWPVDQPFYVPDEVRAHFAEVKKAGEQANEAWNRLFAEYKQANPELAKQFELAIAGDLPEGWDADLPKYAVGDKAVSTRVASGNALNGLVKNVPQLAGGSADLESSTMTHLKGEAQFKPGSYAGRNIYFGVREFGMAAAMNGIALHSGIKVFGGTFFVFTDYLRPAVRLAAIQKLPVVYVLTHDSIAVGEDGPTHEPIEQLASIRIIPGLTVIRPADGNETSAAMAYAVENKKNPVALVLTRQNLPILEGTVSGAREGVRRGAYVVSDAAGGKPQAQILATGSEVQLAVAAQKALAEEGIQVRVISMPSWDLFDKQDKAYKDSVLLPEVKARLAVEMAHPFGWHRFVGDQGDVLGIETFGASAPGDRVIKEYGFTVDNVVSKVKALL is encoded by the coding sequence ATGACAGTGACTCAAAAATCAATCGACCAGTTGTCGATTGACACAATCCGTACTCTCGCAATCGACGCAATTGAAAAAGCAAACTCGGGCCACCCAGGCATGCCTATGGGCTCTGCGCCAATGGGCTACCAGCTTTTTGCGAAAAACATGAGGCATAACCCGTCTAATCCGACCTGGATTAACCGCGACCGGTTCGTATTGTCGGCCGGCCACGGTTCAATGCTGCTGTACAGCCTGCTGCATCTGTCCGGTTATGATCTGCCGCTTGAAGAACTGCAAAACTTCCGCCAATGGGGCTCTTTGACGCCGGGACACCCGGAGTTTGGCCATACCGCCGGCGTAGACGCAACAACCGGACCGCTTGGACAAGGCATCGGCATGGCGGTCGGCATGGCAATGGCGGAAGCGCATCTTTCCGCTACATATAACCAAAACGGCTTAAATCTGATTGACCATTACACGTACGCGATTTGCGGCGACGGCGACCTGATGGAAGGCATTTCCCACGAGTCTGCTTCGCTCGCCGGCCACTTGCAGCTCGGCAAGCTGGTTGTGCTGTACGATTCCAACGATATTTCCCTGGACGGCGAATTAAACCTTTCGTTCTCCGAGACCGTACAACGCCGTTTTGAAGGTTACGGCTGGCAAGTGCTTCGCGTTCAGGACGGCAACGATCTGGATGCGATCGCCAAGGCGGTTGCTGACGCGCAAGCGGAAAAAAACAAGCCGACGCTGATCGAAGTAAAAACGGTTATCGGCTATGGCAGCCCGAATAAAGGCGGCAAAGGCGGCCATGCTGGCCCGCACGGATCGCCGCTTGGCGCTGATGAAGCGAAGCTGACCAAACAATTTTACGGCTGGCCGGTTGATCAGCCTTTCTACGTGCCGGATGAAGTGCGCGCGCATTTTGCCGAAGTGAAAAAAGCAGGCGAGCAAGCCAATGAAGCGTGGAACCGGCTGTTTGCTGAGTATAAACAAGCGAACCCTGAGCTGGCCAAGCAGTTTGAGCTGGCTATTGCCGGCGACCTGCCGGAAGGCTGGGATGCAGATTTGCCGAAATACGCAGTTGGCGACAAGGCGGTATCGACCCGCGTTGCGTCGGGCAACGCGCTGAACGGCCTTGTGAAAAACGTGCCTCAGCTGGCGGGCGGCTCTGCCGACTTGGAAAGCTCGACCATGACGCATTTGAAAGGGGAAGCGCAATTCAAGCCGGGCAGCTACGCTGGCCGCAACATTTATTTCGGCGTACGGGAATTCGGCATGGCTGCCGCTATGAACGGCATTGCGCTGCACAGCGGCATTAAAGTATTCGGCGGAACGTTTTTTGTATTCACCGACTACCTGCGTCCGGCTGTTCGCCTTGCAGCTATTCAGAAGCTGCCCGTCGTTTATGTGCTGACCCATGACAGCATTGCGGTTGGCGAAGACGGCCCGACGCACGAGCCGATCGAACAGCTTGCTTCGATCCGCATCATTCCAGGACTTACGGTTATTCGTCCGGCTGACGGCAATGAGACGTCCGCTGCTATGGCTTATGCCGTGGAAAATAAAAAAAATCCGGTTGCGCTTGTGCTGACTCGCCAAAACCTGCCGATTCTGGAAGGCACGGTGAGCGGCGCGCGGGAAGGCGTTCGCCGCGGCGCTTATGTCGTATCGGACGCTGCCGGCGGCAAGCCGCAGGCGCAAATCCTGGCAACCGGCTCCGAAGTTCAACTGGCGGTAGCCGCTCAAAAAGCGCTTGCTGAAGAAGGTATTCAGGTTCGTGTCATCAGCATGCCGAGCTGGGATTTATTCGACAAGCAGGATAAAGCGTATAAAGATTCCGTCCTGCTGCCTGAGGTTAAAGCCCGCCTTGCAGTCGAAATGGCGCATCCGTTCGGCTGGCACCGTTTTGTCGGCGACCAAGGCGACGTTCTTGGCATCGAAACGTTTGGCGCTTCGGCTCCCGGCGACCGCGTCATAAAAGAATACGGTTTTACGGTAGACAATGTTGTAAGCAAAGTGAAAGCTTTGCTGTAG
- the purU gene encoding formyltetrahydrofolate deformylase — protein sequence MPSSSDMTTQPALDKAGRARMLISCPDRPGIVAAVSQFLYEHGANIVQSDQYTMDPEGGMFFIRFEFDLTDLEQELPVLVEDFARVADRFEMKWNIFRASRKKRIAIFVSKEDHCLSELLWQWKAGDLDAEIAMVVSNHEDMRGQVESFGIPYHHIPVTAETKGEAERKQLEIVMGKADLIVLARYMQIISPKFIEQFPNRIINIHHSFLPAFIGGNPYKQAYQRGVKIIGATAHYVTEELDGGPIIEQDVQRVTHRDNVTELKRIGRTIERVVLARAVKWHIEDRIIVHQNKTVVFN from the coding sequence ATGCCATCTTCATCCGATATGACAACCCAGCCGGCTTTGGACAAGGCCGGCCGCGCCCGCATGCTCATCTCCTGCCCGGACCGTCCGGGCATTGTGGCTGCAGTGTCGCAGTTTTTGTATGAGCACGGCGCTAACATCGTCCAGTCCGATCAATATACGATGGACCCGGAGGGCGGAATGTTTTTTATCCGCTTTGAATTTGATTTGACCGACCTGGAGCAGGAGCTTCCGGTGCTTGTGGAGGATTTCGCCAGAGTGGCGGACCGTTTCGAGATGAAATGGAATATATTCCGCGCAAGCCGCAAAAAACGCATTGCGATTTTTGTATCCAAAGAGGATCATTGTTTGTCCGAGCTGCTGTGGCAGTGGAAAGCGGGAGATCTGGACGCGGAAATCGCCATGGTGGTCAGCAACCATGAGGATATGCGCGGGCAGGTGGAATCGTTTGGCATTCCGTATCACCACATCCCGGTAACGGCTGAGACGAAAGGCGAAGCAGAGCGCAAGCAGTTGGAGATTGTTATGGGCAAAGCAGACCTGATCGTGCTGGCGCGCTATATGCAAATCATTTCGCCGAAGTTTATTGAGCAGTTTCCGAACCGCATCATCAACATCCACCATTCTTTCCTTCCGGCATTTATCGGTGGCAACCCTTATAAGCAGGCATACCAGCGCGGCGTGAAAATTATCGGGGCGACCGCCCATTATGTAACGGAGGAGCTTGACGGCGGACCGATTATCGAGCAGGACGTGCAGCGGGTAACTCATCGCGACAATGTGACCGAACTGAAGCGGATTGGCCGTACAATTGAGCGTGTCGTATTGGCCCGTGCCGTGAAATGGCATATTGAAGACCGGATCATTGTGCATCAGAACAAAACAGTTGTGTTTAATTAG